Proteins encoded in a region of the Zea mays cultivar B73 chromosome 4, Zm-B73-REFERENCE-NAM-5.0, whole genome shotgun sequence genome:
- the LOC100384376 gene encoding NAC domain-containing protein 71: MDCGGALQLPPGFRFHPTDDELVMYYLLRKCGGLPLAAPVIAEVDLYKFDPWQLPEKAFGGEKEWYFFSPRDRKYPNGSRPNRAAGTGYWKATGADKPVGSPRPVAIKKALVFYAGKPPKGVKTNWIMHEYRLADVDRSAAARKKTNNALRLDDWVLCRIYNKKGVIERYDTVDDDDGDGAVAEDVKPVPAPAASKNPRASARVGAAAAAPMKVELPEYGGGYYDYDDLETPSAGMLCFDRPSAPAPADRDSNNSVPWTTHHTHTDNSSSGSERVLSPSPDLPDRDHAESQPAAAAAAAGWWPVGGDWGSAAEDGFMVDVDVDDGSSLFGPLSPGLFARVDAAAFGFGDMLASYLHKPF, from the exons ATGGACTGCGGTGGCGCGCTGCAGCTCCCGCCTGGGTTCCGCTTCCACCCCACCGATGACGAGCTGGTGATGTACTATCTCCTCCGCAAGTGCGGCGGCCTGCCGCTCGCCGCGCCGGTCATCGCCGAGGTGGATCTCTACAAGTTCGACCCATGGCAGCTCCCAG AGAAGGCGTTCGGTGGGGAGAAGGAGTGGTACTTCTTCTCGCCGCGCGACCGCAAGTACCCGAATGGCTCCAGGCCTAACCGGGCGGCCGGGACAGGGTACTGGAAGGCCACCGGCGCCGACAAGCCGGTAGGGTCGCCGCGCCCCGTGGCCATCAAGAAGGCGCTCGTCTTCTACGCCGGGAAGCCGCCCAAGGGCGTCAAGACCAACTGGATCATGCACGAGTACCGCCTCGCGGACGTCGACCGCTCGGCCGCCGCACGCAAGAAGACCAACAACGCGCTCAGG CTGGATGACTGGGTGCTGTGCCGGATCTACAACAAGAAGGGTGTTATCGAGCGGTACGACACagtggacgacgacgacggcgacggcgcCGTGGCCGAAGACGTCAAGCCGGTGCCGGCGCCGGCGGCGTCGAAGAACCCGCGTGCCAGTGCCCGCGTAGGGGCAGCAGCGGCGGCGCCGATGAAGGTGGAGCTCCCCGAGTACGGCGGCGGCTACTACGACTACGACGACCTGGAGACGCCGTCGGCGGGGATGCTGTGCTTCGACCGCCCGTCGGCCCCGGCGCCCGCGGACCGCGACTCAAACAACTCCGTGCCGTGGACGACGCACCACACGCACACGGACAACTCCAGCAGCGGCTCCGAGCGCGTGCTCTCGCCGTCGCCGGACCTGCCCGACCGCGACCACGCCGAGAGccagcccgccgccgccgccgccgccgccgggtggTGGCCTGTCGGAGGCGACTGGGGCAGCGCCGCCGAGGACGGGTTCATGGTCGACGTCGACGTCGACGACGGGAGCTCGCTGTTCGGGCCGCTGTCCCCGGGGCTGTTCGCGCGCGTCGACGCCGCCGCGTTCGGCTTCGGCGACATGCTCGCGTCGTACCTGCACAAACCGTTCTGA